The Methanosphaera stadtmanae DSM 3091 genome includes a window with the following:
- a CDS encoding DUF1616 domain-containing protein, whose protein sequence is MITFIISFFSITSDQNIMIGLFSINFLIIGLVSTFIIYPKTNTKQIIRKIILILGFAIIFSLISAIITIYFMQLTMTSILLVMTIISIILILIAVYRTKHDKDIFNINIDIENSTKKSLYVIIILGLVTLVGILIPPFNIIPVWYGLCAPFVAFIPGYYILNSLLPKKDELTLLERVGIAVFLSLIITSTIGLILYGVESSINMAHTSIVLIILTYIIIIPAYLSRVKKVNNNQRYTHPKINRALLFITIIGLLALILVGITITTENLTKGNTTFVVEGINQTAGSDGYINMTSNENITSQVNITNHENKKMSYTMKIEVHNETSKVLSEEKITLKDEESKVIPVNLTMTPGRKDIQYVLYTQRGQPYIKRHLYVNVI, encoded by the coding sequence TTGATAACATTTATAATAAGTTTCTTTAGTATAACTTCAGACCAAAATATTATGATTGGATTGTTTTCTATTAATTTTCTAATTATAGGTCTTGTTAGTACATTTATTATTTATCCTAAAACTAATACTAAACAAATAATTCGAAAAATTATATTAATATTAGGTTTTGCTATTATTTTCTCATTAATAAGTGCTATAATCACAATATACTTCATGCAGTTAACAATGACCAGTATCTTGCTTGTCATGACTATTATTTCAATTATACTCATACTAATTGCAGTTTATAGAACAAAACATGATAAGGATATTTTTAATATTAATATAGATATTGAAAATTCAACAAAAAAATCTTTATATGTTATTATAATATTAGGTTTAGTTACACTTGTGGGAATTTTAATACCACCATTCAATATTATTCCAGTTTGGTATGGTCTATGTGCACCATTTGTTGCATTTATTCCAGGATATTACATATTAAATTCATTACTTCCTAAAAAAGATGAATTAACACTACTTGAAAGAGTTGGAATTGCAGTATTCTTAAGTTTAATAATAACTTCAACAATAGGCCTAATTCTCTATGGAGTAGAAAGTAGTATTAACATGGCACATACATCAATTGTACTTATAATTCTTACATATATCATAATAATACCAGCATATCTTTCCAGAGTTAAAAAAGTCAACAATAACCAAAGATACACTCATCCAAAAATAAATAGAGCCTTACTATTTATAACAATCATTGGATTGTTAGCATTAATTCTTGTAGGTATTACAATAACAACAGAAAATTTAACAAAAGGAAACACTACATTTGTTGTTGAAGGAATTAATCAAACAGCAGGTAGTGATGGTTATATCAATATGACAAGTAATGAAAATATAACAAGTCAAGTTAATATTACAAATCATGAAAATAAAAAAATGAGCTATACAATGAAAATTGAAGTTCATAATGAAACATCCAAGGTCTTATCAGAGGAAAAAATCACATTAAAAGATGAAGAATCTAAAGTGATACCTGTGAATTTAACTATGACACCAGGACGTAAGGATATACAGTATGTTTTATACACACAACGTGGACAACCATATATTAAACGTCATTTATATGTCAATGTAATATAA
- a CDS encoding glycosyltransferase family 2 protein, producing the protein MIKPTVSIIIPIYNKEKYLNNCISSIKNQSLKDIEVICVDDGSTDDSLSTLKSYTSDDSRFKIIKQENRGPGLARNVGLENATGEYVLFLDADDWIESESLEQLYKQATSNNSDLVLFNSIEHYPDNYLRKRIYAVSNDIKNYDNFTFNCLYNKRLVMNSYFIVCTKLHKLDFLRKNNIKFQEDVLFEDVLFHIKTMIKANNISYNPQFFYHYVRTDNSRQNTSIQTSKSFVLFDIFNEVKTFLKKNKLMNEFKLNFLEFNITEIENIYKTLDNESKDELFLIAKNYFNNMNISNNDVKQLPDKNRFFYNTIKHSKNSVEFNIANTVRLGKIEHELIDKTKLNDMLKLIHEYEKEDMTSTLITIEALIHNNKKAYDEINKLNYLNESITSSTSWKITKPFRYITSIIRKIRNNRNNRTKTKTIEYIEEENNIFYNIFKKIENNQIRYDELLNDINNKWYRPTKKLDTKLTTQTVFDLVNNNVYDETFNNENILLKYENILFREIVNDVTKSDINILAFNKINSYNLFDEEYYKEKYNYKLHINPLLHYIYIGYLEGKNPNENFDGNYYKKFNKNAGKSELNPLVYLVLNGFDEGLVKTNESSWQPLTINRKNIEEKIRTFNDIGITTTKRKQKIIISLTTYPERINNIQYTIYSLLTQTLKADEIILWLSDDEFPNKEENILSNILKLKKNGLTIKWCKNIKSYKKLIPALQEYSNDIIITADDDIYYPENWLKILYETHKQHPENIIAHRSKKITLNDKKEISSYNNWQIIKENNNASYLNFFTTGGGTLFPPHSLNSEVFNEEEYTDLTPYSDDIWFWAMAILNKTKIEVPPNNIARITYTTPERDVLNNVNTLWYYNKKHNDKQLHNILNKYPEIKELLYDSLKE; encoded by the coding sequence ATGATTAAACCTACAGTATCAATTATAATTCCAATATATAATAAAGAAAAATACCTAAATAACTGTATATCTTCTATAAAAAACCAATCACTTAAAGATATAGAAGTAATATGTGTTGATGATGGTTCAACAGATGATTCATTATCCACACTTAAAAGTTATACTAGTGATGATTCTAGATTTAAAATAATTAAACAAGAAAACAGAGGTCCTGGATTAGCAAGAAATGTAGGTTTAGAAAATGCTACTGGAGAATATGTTTTATTTCTAGATGCTGATGACTGGATTGAAAGTGAGTCCTTAGAACAATTATATAAACAAGCAACATCTAACAATTCTGATTTAGTGTTATTTAATAGTATTGAACACTATCCTGATAATTATCTAAGAAAAAGGATATATGCAGTATCTAATGATATTAAAAATTATGATAATTTCACATTTAACTGTTTATACAATAAAAGATTAGTTATGAATAGTTACTTTATTGTATGTACAAAACTACATAAATTAGATTTTCTTAGAAAAAATAATATTAAATTCCAAGAAGATGTATTATTTGAGGATGTGCTCTTTCATATAAAAACCATGATAAAGGCAAATAACATTTCATATAATCCCCAATTTTTCTATCATTATGTGAGAACTGATAATTCAAGACAGAATACTTCCATTCAAACAAGTAAAAGTTTTGTATTGTTTGACATATTTAATGAAGTAAAAACTTTTCTGAAAAAAAATAAGTTAATGAATGAATTTAAATTAAATTTTTTAGAATTTAATATAACAGAGATAGAAAATATTTATAAAACCTTAGATAATGAATCTAAAGATGAATTGTTTTTAATTGCTAAGAATTATTTCAATAATATGAATATATCCAACAATGATGTAAAACAATTGCCAGATAAAAATAGATTCTTTTATAATACAATAAAACATTCCAAAAATTCAGTGGAATTTAATATTGCAAATACTGTTAGATTAGGTAAAATAGAACATGAATTAATAGACAAGACAAAATTAAATGATATGCTTAAATTAATACATGAATATGAAAAAGAAGATATGACTAGTACTTTAATAACTATAGAAGCCCTTATACATAATAATAAAAAAGCATATGATGAAATAAATAAATTAAATTATTTAAATGAATCAATAACTTCCTCCACTAGTTGGAAAATTACAAAACCATTTAGATATATCACAAGTATTATTCGAAAAATTAGGAATAATAGAAATAATAGAACAAAGACCAAAACCATAGAATACATTGAAGAAGAAAATAACATATTCTACAACATATTTAAAAAAATAGAAAATAATCAAATAAGATATGATGAATTACTAAATGATATTAATAATAAATGGTATAGACCAACTAAAAAATTAGATACAAAACTTACAACACAAACTGTATTTGATTTAGTTAATAATAATGTATATGATGAAACTTTTAATAATGAAAATATTCTATTAAAATATGAAAATATCCTATTTCGAGAAATAGTAAATGATGTGACAAAAAGTGATATAAATATATTGGCTTTTAATAAAATAAATTCATATAATTTATTTGATGAAGAATACTATAAAGAAAAATATAACTATAAATTACATATTAATCCATTACTTCATTATATATACATAGGATATTTAGAAGGAAAAAATCCCAATGAGAATTTTGATGGAAATTATTATAAGAAATTTAATAAAAATGCTGGAAAGTCAGAATTAAATCCATTAGTATATCTTGTATTGAATGGATTTGATGAAGGATTAGTTAAAACAAATGAAAGTAGTTGGCAACCATTAACAATAAATAGAAAGAATATTGAAGAAAAGATAAGGACTTTTAATGATATTGGAATAACAACAACTAAAAGAAAACAGAAAATAATAATTTCATTAACAACATATCCTGAACGTATAAATAATATACAATATACAATATATTCCTTATTAACACAAACTTTGAAAGCCGATGAAATAATTCTTTGGTTATCTGATGACGAATTTCCAAATAAAGAAGAAAATATACTCTCTAACATATTAAAACTTAAAAAAAATGGATTAACTATAAAATGGTGTAAAAATATTAAATCATATAAGAAATTAATCCCAGCACTACAAGAATATTCCAATGATATAATAATTACAGCAGATGATGATATATATTATCCAGAGAATTGGTTAAAAATATTATATGAAACTCATAAACAACATCCAGAAAATATTATAGCACATAGATCTAAAAAAATAACACTAAATGACAAAAAAGAAATAAGTAGTTACAATAATTGGCAAATAATAAAAGAGAATAACAATGCAAGCTATCTTAACTTCTTTACAACGGGAGGTGGAACACTCTTTCCTCCACATAGTTTAAATAGTGAAGTTTTTAATGAAGAAGAATATACTGATTTAACACCCTATTCTGATGACATATGGTTTTGGGCAATGGCTATTTTGAATAAAACAAAAATAGAAGTACCTCCAAATAACATAGCTAGAATAACATACACCACTCCTGAAAGAGATGTTTTGAATAATGTTAATACATTATGGTATTATAATAAAAAACATAATGATAAACAATTACATAATATACTTAATAAATATCCAGAGATTAAAGAACTATTATATGATTCATTGAAAGAATGA
- a CDS encoding nucleotide sugar dehydrogenase codes for MKICVIGQGYIGIPTAALFASNGCDVVGVDINEEIISNLNNGVMTIEEPKINEIMNACLDNGTYHASLTPEEADVYIITVPTPFKKEDLSCDLGFVISACKSILPLIKKGDTIIVESTIAPLSTETTIKGIFEDRGFNVGEDIYLAHCPERVLPGNMVDELIHNNRIVGGINKRSAKKAAEVYKIFVKGEVIETEAKVAELSKCMENTYRDVNIALANELAKIGSKLGINILDVIKIANKHPRVNILSPGPGVGGHCLAIDPYFIYSLIPETAKIIKLARDTNRSMPDFVVENVRKILKNEDNPIISVFGVAYKGNSDDDRESPSYEIINNLKEDYTLKIYDPHIEKIDLSFDEAIKDSSLILVLTNHDEFMHMDFDKIKQEMKKPVIFDTRNIIDKHSIPDDIILYNFGNLYDVE; via the coding sequence ATGAAAATATGTGTTATAGGTCAAGGATATATAGGTATACCTACAGCAGCATTATTTGCATCCAATGGATGTGATGTGGTAGGTGTAGATATTAATGAAGAAATAATAAGTAATTTAAATAATGGAGTTATGACAATAGAAGAACCAAAAATTAATGAAATTATGAATGCTTGTTTGGATAATGGAACATATCATGCAAGTTTAACTCCTGAAGAAGCTGATGTTTATATAATTACAGTTCCAACACCATTTAAAAAAGAAGATTTATCCTGTGATTTAGGTTTTGTAATATCAGCATGTAAATCAATATTACCACTTATAAAAAAAGGAGATACTATCATAGTAGAATCAACAATAGCACCACTATCAACTGAAACAACAATAAAAGGTATCTTTGAAGATAGGGGATTTAATGTTGGTGAAGACATATACTTAGCACATTGTCCAGAAAGAGTTCTACCAGGTAACATGGTTGATGAATTAATACATAACAATAGAATAGTTGGTGGAATCAACAAAAGAAGTGCTAAAAAAGCTGCTGAAGTTTATAAAATATTTGTTAAAGGTGAAGTTATAGAAACTGAAGCAAAAGTTGCTGAATTATCTAAGTGTATGGAAAATACATATAGGGATGTGAATATTGCACTAGCAAATGAATTAGCAAAGATTGGATCAAAACTAGGAATTAACATATTAGATGTTATTAAAATAGCAAATAAACATCCTCGTGTAAATATACTTTCACCAGGGCCAGGAGTAGGTGGACATTGTCTTGCAATAGATCCATACTTCATATATTCACTTATACCAGAGACTGCAAAAATCATAAAACTGGCTAGAGATACTAATAGAAGTATGCCAGATTTTGTTGTTGAAAATGTTAGAAAAATTCTAAAAAATGAAGATAATCCAATAATATCAGTATTTGGTGTGGCATATAAAGGAAATTCTGATGATGATAGGGAAAGTCCATCTTATGAAATAATCAACAATCTTAAAGAAGATTATACTTTGAAAATATATGATCCTCATATAGAAAAAATAGATCTAAGCTTTGATGAAGCAATAAAAGATTCATCATTAATATTAGTACTTACAAATCATGATGAATTCATGCATATGGACTTTGATAAAATAAAACAAGAAATGAAAAAGCCAGTAATATTTGATACAAGAAATATTATAGATAAACATTCAATTCCAGATGATATTATATTATATAACTTTGGAAATTTATATGATGTAGAATAG
- a CDS encoding glycosyltransferase, whose protein sequence is MHPFISVIIPVYNVQFTIESCFLSLKNQTIGFENLEIIFVDDCSTDNSPTIIGNYEKKYDNVKAIYSKENSGVAGKPRNMGMNIATAKYVMFLDPDDTFTVDACEVLYNEIEKSKADIVSGLHSKKNKFNNNEEIFPGLIINTFSDPEKSWSDRQGDVDVFKQKYPKHFYMDSIEDKFSVLGNFGLSSKIFNLDFIKSNNISFPEYIPGEDSVFLFNALINANGIAFINKIIYSYTTFRDGDNKSVSFQVDLDKNLGRIKAYSLMLEISEEKGIVDEYVHYILANKLTYFLKNFIIKPEYIPETDMSCIFDKGYDLFNEVNKRDNGVLSPEFKNIIENIANRNYDETITACYEYKRKYFSNIVKVNKKTIPFAKDMNVAVVLDPFTYNSYSNEFNAIPVEPENWHEKFEREDIDLFFCESAFSGVGEGNLVEGIAVENNYSPWGGKIGVNLIHGWDSRNQLMDILKYCKEHGIPTIFWNKEDPTSFDNPNYNFIDTALHFDYIFTTDEDSIIRYRARGHENVHVLLFASQINLFNPISTKRSNDIIFAGSWYNQFENRCKTMCDFFDKVINSKYGLKIYNRASDSTAENRMFPAKYDPFIYPKVSFDKMPSVYKESKMALNINTVTDSHTMFARRVYELMSSNTFILSNYSKGIYELFKDNVIYLDRIDSLDLSEEEISKICEENLYDVLQNHTYSNRFKYILNCIGFKYKESIEEVNIIYKAENDDEIDEIIADFNSIDYYYKNCFILSKNVNLKKSVENKDNNITFMDYENIYFLSENSSDENYFLFRNMDNKINSDFIKKALLHYKYLENNIGIKENNEKYVFNKTREYEDTLFNMSQFDNIIEVLLKYRINKFSVYNI, encoded by the coding sequence ATGCATCCTTTTATTAGTGTAATTATACCTGTTTATAATGTTCAATTCACAATAGAAAGTTGTTTTCTATCTTTAAAAAATCAAACTATAGGATTTGAAAATTTAGAAATAATCTTTGTTGATGATTGTTCAACAGATAATAGTCCAACTATAATTGGGAATTATGAAAAAAAATATGACAATGTTAAAGCAATCTATTCCAAAGAAAATAGTGGTGTTGCAGGAAAACCTAGAAACATGGGTATGAATATTGCAACAGCAAAATATGTCATGTTTTTAGATCCTGATGATACTTTTACTGTTGATGCTTGTGAAGTATTATATAATGAAATAGAAAAAAGTAAAGCAGATATAGTTAGTGGACTACATTCTAAGAAAAATAAATTTAATAATAATGAAGAGATATTTCCTGGTTTGATTATTAATACATTTTCAGATCCTGAAAAATCATGGTCTGATAGACAGGGTGATGTTGATGTTTTCAAACAAAAATATCCTAAACACTTTTATATGGATTCAATTGAAGATAAATTTTCTGTTTTAGGAAATTTTGGGCTTTCAAGTAAAATATTTAATCTTGATTTTATAAAATCAAATAATATTTCATTTCCAGAATATATTCCAGGTGAGGATTCAGTATTTCTTTTCAATGCATTGATAAATGCAAATGGAATTGCTTTTATAAATAAAATCATTTATTCTTACACAACATTTCGTGATGGAGATAATAAATCAGTAAGTTTCCAAGTAGATTTAGATAAAAATCTTGGTCGTATAAAAGCATATAGCCTCATGTTAGAAATCAGTGAAGAAAAAGGTATTGTTGATGAATATGTTCACTATATTCTAGCAAATAAATTAACATATTTCTTAAAAAATTTCATAATTAAACCAGAATATATTCCTGAAACTGATATGTCCTGTATTTTTGATAAGGGTTATGACTTATTTAATGAAGTTAATAAAAGAGATAATGGTGTATTAAGTCCTGAATTTAAGAATATTATTGAAAATATTGCCAATAGAAATTATGATGAGACAATAACTGCTTGTTATGAATATAAGAGAAAATATTTTAGTAACATTGTTAAAGTTAATAAGAAAACTATTCCATTTGCAAAGGATATGAATGTAGCTGTAGTATTAGATCCATTTACATATAATTCATATAGTAATGAATTCAATGCAATACCTGTTGAACCAGAAAACTGGCATGAAAAATTTGAAAGAGAGGATATAGATTTATTTTTCTGTGAATCAGCATTTAGTGGTGTTGGTGAAGGTAATCTTGTAGAGGGAATAGCTGTTGAAAATAATTATTCTCCATGGGGTGGAAAAATAGGTGTTAACCTGATTCATGGATGGGATAGTAGAAATCAATTAATGGATATATTAAAGTACTGTAAAGAACATGGAATTCCTACAATTTTTTGGAATAAAGAGGATCCAACATCATTTGATAACCCTAATTACAACTTTATAGACACAGCTCTACATTTTGATTATATTTTTACAACAGATGAAGATAGTATAATAAGATATAGGGCAAGAGGACATGAAAATGTTCATGTACTCTTATTTGCTTCTCAAATAAATCTATTCAATCCTATTAGTACTAAACGTTCTAATGATATTATATTTGCAGGTAGTTGGTATAATCAATTCGAAAATCGTTGTAAAACAATGTGTGATTTTTTTGATAAGGTAATTAACAGTAAGTATGGCTTAAAAATATATAACAGGGCATCTGATTCAACTGCTGAAAATAGAATGTTTCCAGCAAAATATGATCCATTCATATATCCAAAAGTATCCTTTGATAAAATGCCCTCAGTATATAAAGAAAGTAAAATGGCATTAAATATTAACACAGTTACTGATTCACACACCATGTTTGCAAGACGAGTTTATGAATTAATGTCTTCAAATACATTCATACTATCAAACTATTCTAAAGGAATATATGAACTTTTTAAAGATAATGTTATCTATTTAGATAGAATAGATTCTTTGGATTTATCTGAAGAAGAAATATCCAAAATCTGTGAAGAAAATCTCTATGATGTTCTTCAAAATCATACATATAGTAATAGATTTAAATATATTTTAAATTGTATTGGTTTTAAATATAAAGAAAGTATTGAAGAAGTAAATATAATATATAAGGCAGAAAATGATGATGAAATAGATGAAATCATAGCAGATTTTAATTCTATTGACTATTATTACAAGAACTGTTTTATTCTCTCTAAAAATGTAAATCTTAAAAAATCAGTTGAGAATAAAGATAATAATATAACATTTATGGACTATGAAAATATTTACTTCTTATCTGAAAATAGCTCAGATGAAAATTATTTCTTATTTAGAAATATGGATAATAAAATCAATTCTGACTTTATTAAAAAGGCATTGTTACATTATAAATATTTAGAAAATAACATAGGCATAAAAGAAAATAATGAAAAATATGTATTTAACAAAACAAGAGAATATGAAGATACATTATTTAATATGAGTCAATTTGATAATATAATTGAAGTTTTACTAAAATACAGAATAAATAAATTCTCTGTTTATAATATTTAG
- a CDS encoding glycosyltransferase family 2 protein — protein MSLCLSVFPDKKSTAECFESLLNQTLDEIEIICMPDNNCDEDVLEIIDYYKTQSNIPISVMKQEFNYNQVNGEYIFLCNSKDWLSMVALDYIYNIAKENNSDIVLSSVNIYDEKLKSIYELDYGLSNDFMNSNSLSHKLFSNELFSMVKYPYNLYKTSFLEKIDADLNLNEYDIGFFFFKTVFNTSKISFSMEPILNIRKKESDLYYFMANDFNRNLNKEYVSFDVDSFFKSMENIKSFFREKGIYDLYKYDLTNYFMNIYRNICTFNMENEEVFYKKLHETILNYYKTNHTDYLLNLTSPNMEFYRILLKSKSKFEVDALYKINDLKLENEKLSREVNKLTKLLKEEKNLKNKEIKQNKKIRHKLDEVLNSNSWKLMNGFRMIGLYKSVALVIFILLLIISIMIILIIKY, from the coding sequence ATTTCTCTCTGTTTATCAGTTTTTCCAGATAAAAAATCAACAGCAGAGTGTTTTGAAAGCTTACTTAATCAAACATTAGATGAAATTGAAATTATATGTATGCCTGATAATAATTGTGATGAGGATGTTTTAGAAATAATAGATTATTATAAAACTCAAAGTAACATCCCAATATCTGTAATGAAACAAGAATTTAACTATAATCAAGTAAATGGTGAATATATATTCTTATGTAATTCTAAAGATTGGTTATCTATGGTAGCTTTAGATTATATTTATAATATTGCTAAAGAAAATAATTCTGACATTGTACTAAGTTCAGTAAATATTTATGATGAGAAATTAAAATCCATATATGAATTAGATTATGGTTTAAGTAATGATTTTATGAATTCTAATTCATTATCTCATAAATTATTTTCAAATGAACTTTTTAGTATGGTAAAATATCCATATAATCTTTATAAAACTTCGTTTTTAGAGAAAATAGATGCGGATTTAAATTTAAATGAATATGATATTGGATTTTTCTTCTTTAAAACTGTTTTCAATACATCAAAAATTTCATTTAGTATGGAACCTATTTTGAATATAAGAAAAAAAGAAAGTGATCTATATTATTTTATGGCTAATGATTTTAATAGAAACTTAAATAAAGAATATGTTTCATTTGACGTAGATTCTTTTTTCAAGAGTATGGAGAATATAAAATCTTTTTTTAGAGAAAAAGGAATATATGATCTTTATAAATATGATTTAACTAATTATTTTATGAATATATATAGAAATATTTGTACTTTTAATATGGAAAATGAAGAAGTTTTTTATAAAAAATTACATGAAACTATTCTAAATTATTATAAAACAAATCATACAGATTATCTATTAAATTTAACTTCACCTAATATGGAATTTTATAGAATTCTTCTAAAATCAAAAAGTAAATTTGAAGTAGATGCTTTATATAAAATAAATGATTTAAAACTTGAAAATGAAAAATTAAGTAGAGAAGTTAATAAGTTAACTAAATTATTAAAAGAAGAAAAAAACTTAAAAAATAAAGAAATAAAACAAAATAAAAAAATAAGACATAAATTAGATGAAGTTTTAAATTCTAATTCATGGAAATTAATGAATGGATTTAGAATGATAGGACTTTATAAGTCAGTTGCTTTAGTTATTTTTATTCTTTTATTAATTATTTCTATTATGATTATTTTAATAATAAAATATTAA
- the wecB gene encoding non-hydrolyzing UDP-N-acetylglucosamine 2-epimerase, whose product MKIGIVLGTRPEIIKMAPVIDEIKRNNSELVLIHTGQHYDINMSKQFFIDLDLPLPQYNIGIGSNTAIKQISIIISKLEEILKKEEVDIVLVQGDTNAVLAGALAANKLKIPVGHVEAGLRSFDKNMPEEINRLVADSCSTLYFVPTKETGINLLNEGISHKSIYVTGNTVVDACKRNINLALKNSKIKDEIKFNNYIALTLHRAENVDDDERLINIVNSLINLPYNIVFPIHPHTRKSLEKLDLYKKIEESEHIQIIKPLGYLDFLYLISQATLALTDSGGVQEEAITLDVPCVTLRYNTERPETITCGGNVLAGTESEEITRNISNILNNESVYESMSSAKNPYGDGDSAKQIYSIIEEHYNENNLKITRADKIMDFEGYYMYVIQENITVAEYENKNKGQIIEQVFTNGRPEYIEEQLNLENKTIIVKKFENED is encoded by the coding sequence ATGAAAATTGGGATTGTACTTGGAACTAGACCTGAAATAATTAAAATGGCGCCTGTAATTGATGAAATAAAAAGAAATAATTCTGAATTAGTTCTCATACACACAGGACAACATTATGATATTAACATGTCAAAACAATTTTTTATTGACCTGGATTTACCCTTACCTCAATATAATATTGGTATAGGCTCAAATACTGCTATTAAACAAATAAGTATCATCATATCAAAACTTGAAGAAATACTAAAAAAGGAAGAAGTTGACATAGTATTAGTTCAAGGAGACACAAATGCAGTATTAGCAGGAGCATTAGCTGCAAATAAACTTAAAATTCCTGTAGGACATGTGGAGGCAGGACTAAGATCATTTGATAAGAACATGCCCGAAGAAATAAATAGATTGGTTGCAGATAGTTGTTCTACACTCTACTTTGTACCAACAAAGGAAACTGGAATAAATCTATTAAATGAGGGAATCAGTCATAAATCAATCTATGTTACAGGTAATACTGTGGTAGATGCATGTAAAAGAAACATAAATCTTGCACTTAAAAATAGTAAGATAAAAGATGAAATAAAATTCAATAATTACATAGCACTAACACTACACAGAGCAGAAAATGTGGATGATGATGAAAGACTAATAAACATAGTTAATAGTCTTATTAATTTACCATATAACATAGTATTTCCAATACACCCACATACAAGAAAATCTCTTGAAAAACTAGATTTATACAAGAAAATTGAAGAATCAGAACATATTCAAATAATAAAACCATTAGGATATCTTGACTTCCTATATTTAATATCACAAGCTACCCTAGCACTAACAGATTCTGGTGGAGTACAAGAAGAAGCAATAACACTTGATGTTCCATGTGTTACATTAAGATATAATACAGAAAGACCAGAAACAATTACATGTGGTGGAAATGTACTTGCAGGAACAGAATCAGAGGAGATTACAAGAAATATTAGCAACATACTAAATAATGAATCAGTATATGAAAGTATGAGCAGTGCTAAAAATCCATATGGTGATGGAGACAGTGCAAAACAAATATATTCAATAATAGAAGAACATTACAATGAAAACAACCTTAAAATAACTCGTGCAGATAAGATAATGGACTTTGAAGGATACTATATGTATGTTATTCAAGAGAATATTACAGTAGCAGAATATGAAAATAAAAATAAGGGACAAATCATTGAACAAGTATTTACTAATGGAAGGCCAGAATATATAGAAGAACAATTAAATCTAGAAAATAAAACAATTATAGTAAAAAAATTTGAAAATGAAGATTAA